In Desulfovibrio sp. X2, a single window of DNA contains:
- the yedF gene encoding sulfurtransferase-like selenium metabolism protein YedF, whose translation MPDFELDCQGLPCPQPVLRCKRLIDENAPALLKVTVDNEPAKENVSRFLSTQGYAVDVAASGAAWVLTGTRGEGAGAPCGCEVMSDAELKAVGRKTVCFITSATVGSGDDTLGGKLMVNFLATLPELGEDLWRIVLVNGGVKLACHGSPCLEKLQALAGQGVSILVCGTCLDFFGLLDKKAVGDTTNMLDVVTSLQAADKVIKI comes from the coding sequence ATGCCTGATTTCGAACTGGACTGCCAGGGGCTTCCCTGCCCGCAGCCCGTTCTGCGCTGCAAGCGCCTGATCGACGAAAACGCGCCCGCGCTGCTCAAGGTGACCGTGGACAACGAGCCGGCCAAGGAAAACGTGAGCCGTTTCCTGTCCACGCAGGGATACGCGGTGGACGTCGCGGCCTCCGGTGCGGCCTGGGTGCTCACCGGCACGCGCGGCGAGGGCGCCGGAGCGCCCTGCGGATGCGAGGTCATGAGCGATGCCGAACTCAAGGCCGTGGGCAGGAAGACCGTCTGCTTCATCACCTCGGCCACCGTGGGATCGGGCGACGACACCCTGGGCGGCAAGCTCATGGTCAACTTCCTGGCCACCCTGCCCGAGCTCGGCGAGGACCTGTGGCGCATCGTGTTGGTCAACGGCGGCGTCAAGCTCGCCTGCCACGGATCGCCCTGCCTCGAGAAGCTCCAGGCCCTGGCCGGACAGGGCGTCTCCATCCTGGTCTGCGGCACCTGCCTGGACTTCTTCGGCCTCCTGGACAAGAAGGCCGTGGGCGACACGACCAACATGCTCGACGTGGTCACCAGCCTGCAGGCCGCCGACAAGGTCATCAAGATCTAA
- a CDS encoding ABC transporter ATP-binding protein — MEEKKVRSLPLLKRCLGYFRPYTGRIIFSFLSMAVVAAATGASAYLVKPALDDIFINKDVRSLYFLPPLFVLVIALKGIGRFLQNYIMQACGLQVLEQIRRDLFAKMVRLPLRFFEDNQVGMLMSRIIYDVMSIRSSLPAVVMVIRQVLTVLFLIGVVFYQNAYLAFWAVLVLPLALFPFAYFGRKLRKLGRKNQVKLADISVFLQESFSGIRVVKAFANEEKEKGRFEEENNRLIRIFKRELVYNELSSPVMELVGAIGTGLVIFYGGMQVIHGESTPGTFFSFCAGLLMLYDPIKKMNDSNKDIQRALAGAERVFEILDSEEVVVEEEGSAEFTPPLEELRFEDVTFSYPGCSPALSGVSFAVRAGETVAVVGPSGSGKTTLVNLIPRFYLPQSGRIVLNGHDVADYTLDSLRLGVGMVSQDTFLFNCSVSENIAYGRASYTQESVEEAARAAFAHDFILGLPRGYDTVIGERGVKLSGGQKQRLTIARALLKNPPLLILDEATSALDTESERIVQHALENLMRNRTSIVIAHRLSTVLNADRIMVMEKGKVIAEGRHAELLESCALYARLYQMQFMEPLGSGNSEQACGTAEQAALG; from the coding sequence GTGGAAGAAAAGAAAGTTCGTAGCCTGCCGCTCCTCAAGCGCTGCCTCGGCTACTTCCGCCCCTACACGGGCCGCATCATCTTCTCCTTCCTGAGCATGGCCGTGGTGGCCGCAGCCACGGGCGCGTCGGCCTATCTGGTCAAGCCCGCCCTGGACGACATCTTCATCAACAAGGATGTCCGCTCGCTCTATTTCCTGCCGCCCCTGTTCGTCCTGGTCATCGCGCTCAAGGGAATAGGCCGCTTCCTGCAGAACTACATCATGCAGGCCTGCGGCCTGCAGGTTCTGGAACAGATCAGGCGCGACCTCTTCGCCAAGATGGTCCGACTCCCGCTGCGCTTCTTCGAGGACAACCAGGTCGGCATGCTCATGTCGCGCATCATCTACGACGTCATGTCCATCCGCAGCAGCCTGCCCGCCGTGGTCATGGTCATCCGCCAGGTGCTGACCGTCCTCTTCCTGATCGGCGTGGTCTTCTACCAGAACGCCTACCTGGCCTTCTGGGCCGTGCTCGTGCTGCCCCTGGCCCTGTTTCCCTTCGCCTACTTCGGCCGCAAGCTGCGCAAGCTCGGCCGCAAGAACCAGGTCAAGCTGGCCGACATCTCGGTCTTCCTCCAGGAGTCCTTCAGCGGCATCCGCGTGGTCAAGGCCTTCGCCAACGAGGAGAAGGAGAAGGGCCGCTTCGAGGAGGAGAACAACCGCCTCATCCGCATCTTCAAGCGCGAACTCGTCTACAACGAACTCTCCTCGCCGGTCATGGAGCTCGTGGGCGCCATCGGCACGGGGCTGGTCATCTTCTACGGCGGCATGCAGGTCATCCACGGCGAGTCCACGCCGGGCACCTTCTTCTCATTCTGCGCCGGGCTCCTCATGCTCTATGATCCCATCAAGAAGATGAACGACTCCAACAAGGACATCCAGCGCGCCCTGGCTGGTGCCGAGCGCGTCTTCGAGATCCTGGATTCCGAAGAGGTCGTCGTCGAGGAGGAGGGGAGTGCGGAGTTCACGCCGCCGCTCGAGGAACTGCGCTTCGAGGACGTGACCTTCAGCTATCCCGGGTGCTCCCCCGCGCTGAGCGGGGTCTCCTTCGCCGTGAGGGCAGGGGAGACCGTGGCCGTGGTCGGCCCGTCCGGGTCCGGCAAGACCACCCTGGTCAACCTCATTCCCCGCTTCTACCTTCCGCAGTCCGGCCGTATCGTGCTCAACGGCCACGACGTGGCGGACTACACCCTGGATTCGCTGCGCCTGGGCGTGGGCATGGTCTCGCAGGACACCTTCCTGTTCAACTGCTCCGTGAGCGAGAACATCGCCTACGGCAGGGCCAGCTACACGCAGGAGTCGGTGGAGGAGGCGGCCCGGGCCGCGTTCGCCCACGACTTCATCCTGGGCCTGCCCAGGGGTTACGACACGGTCATCGGCGAGCGCGGGGTCAAGCTCTCGGGCGGCCAGAAGCAGCGGCTGACCATCGCCCGGGCGCTGCTGAAGAACCCGCCGCTGCTCATCCTGGACGAGGCCACCAGCGCGCTCGACACGGAGTCCGAGCGCATCGTCCAGCACGCCCTGGAGAACCTCATGCGCAACCGCACGAGCATCGTCATTGCGCACAGGCTGTCCACGGTGCTGAACGCCGACCGCATCATGGTCATGGAGAAGGGCAAGGTCATCGCCGAAGGGAGGCATGCCGAGCTTCTGGAAAGCTGCGCGCTCTATGCACGCCTCTACCAGATGCAGTTCATGGAGCCCCTGGGCAGCGGCAACAGCGAGCAGGCCTGCGGCACGGCCGAACAGGCCGCGCTGGGATAG
- a CDS encoding lysophospholipid acyltransferase family protein, whose amino-acid sequence MALRLDPVKIGRILTAVYKLWCWTLRYTVEGYDGVRAQLDQGRRVVFVLWHDELFAVPYYGYGKKLHLTTVVSQSKDGEFLAQILNGLSICTARGSSRRGGLQALREARRFMREEGRDIVVTVDGPKGPRHKAKEGAIYLAAKENALLLPIRAHYARPHVFAKAWDRFQLPLPFSRVRLVFGPAFSLGPEPLKPQNMPAELARVEQSIESLG is encoded by the coding sequence GTGGCGCTGCGCCTGGATCCCGTCAAGATCGGCCGTATCCTTACGGCGGTCTACAAGCTCTGGTGCTGGACCCTTCGCTACACCGTCGAGGGCTATGACGGCGTGCGCGCCCAGCTCGACCAGGGGCGGCGCGTCGTTTTTGTGCTCTGGCACGATGAACTCTTCGCCGTGCCCTATTACGGTTACGGCAAGAAGCTGCACCTGACCACCGTGGTCAGCCAGAGCAAGGACGGGGAGTTTCTGGCCCAGATCCTGAACGGCCTGTCCATCTGCACGGCGCGCGGCTCGAGCCGCCGCGGCGGGCTCCAGGCCCTGCGCGAGGCGCGCCGCTTCATGCGCGAGGAGGGCAGGGACATCGTGGTCACCGTGGACGGCCCCAAGGGACCCCGCCACAAGGCCAAGGAGGGCGCCATCTACCTCGCGGCCAAGGAGAACGCCCTGCTCCTGCCCATCCGCGCGCACTACGCCCGTCCCCACGTCTTCGCCAAGGCCTGGGACCGTTTCCAACTGCCCTTGCCCTTCAGCCGCGTGCGCCTGGTGTTCGGCCCCGCTTTCTCCCTCGGGCCGGAGCCGCTCAAGCCGCAGAACATGCCCGCGGAACTCGCGCGCGTGGAGCAGAGCATTGAGTCCCTCGGCTAG
- a CDS encoding polysaccharide deacetylase family protein translates to MSPSARPAPGRSSVPVLCYHNIGGNGVSEEMFAAQMAWLADRGVRTLRLEELRSVVDGGKGATALDGPRVLLTFDDGFRDLLTRIAPVLRRHGFSAVSFVVPDRVRPEDEEGEDAPIIADRAHEAFVQRGERRAWLSWSELRGLVDEGVLEAGSHSLHHLMFPVSAPSPGPVPDHWAYAPWRGKAEAPRLAPDTAGPLWLAEQGRAETAEEFKARLEENLATSKRILESKLDREVASLAWPWGRWSADGVDAARAAGFDLLFTLERGPLCSGTDASRLPRLEVRRRKGLGWFASRVHIYSRAVLARLYSATRF, encoded by the coding sequence TTGAGTCCCTCGGCTAGGCCCGCACCCGGCCGCTCCTCGGTGCCTGTCCTCTGCTACCACAACATCGGCGGCAACGGCGTCTCCGAAGAGATGTTCGCGGCCCAGATGGCCTGGCTGGCCGATCGCGGGGTCAGGACTCTGCGCCTCGAGGAGTTGCGGTCGGTTGTGGATGGTGGGAAAGGCGCGACGGCGCTCGACGGTCCCCGCGTGCTGCTGACCTTCGACGACGGCTTCAGGGATCTCTTGACCCGCATCGCCCCGGTGCTGCGCCGCCACGGCTTCAGCGCGGTCTCCTTCGTGGTGCCCGACAGGGTGCGGCCGGAGGACGAGGAGGGCGAGGACGCCCCCATCATCGCGGACAGGGCGCACGAGGCCTTTGTGCAGCGCGGGGAGCGCCGCGCCTGGCTCTCCTGGAGCGAACTGCGCGGGCTTGTGGACGAAGGGGTGCTGGAGGCGGGGTCCCACTCCCTGCACCATCTGATGTTTCCCGTTTCCGCGCCCAGTCCAGGGCCGGTGCCCGACCACTGGGCCTACGCCCCCTGGAGAGGCAAGGCAGAAGCTCCTCGGCTCGCTCCGGACACTGCCGGTCCGCTCTGGCTCGCGGAGCAGGGCAGGGCCGAGACCGCGGAAGAATTTAAAGCGAGACTTGAAGAAAATCTCGCAACAAGCAAACGAATCCTGGAATCGAAGCTTGATAGAGAGGTGGCCTCCCTTGCCTGGCCCTGGGGCAGATGGTCGGCCGACGGCGTGGATGCGGCCCGGGCAGCTGGTTTCGACCTGCTCTTCACCCTGGAGCGCGGGCCGCTTTGTTCCGGCACGGACGCATCGCGCCTGCCGCGCCTCGAGGTCCGCAGGCGCAAGGGGCTCGGCTGGTTCGCCTCACGGGTCCACATCTACAGTCGCGCCGTGCTCGCGCGTCTCTATTCGGCCACCCGCTTCTAG
- a CDS encoding lysophospholipid acyltransferase family protein → MRELLYEILTSAGRRMNFEQTARLGNALGGLLWQALPGRRKLAVEAMVRHLGISKPEAGRLAKESFRHNARSFVEIMVTQRMDPRFLAEGVTFADPERVRFLAETKRPVIFATGHLGAWELQTGSLGAFEGKRKIVVVRRPKDQALHEVMMRLRTRPMVDVVPHRQAVMPVLRILRKGGMAAFLVDHNCTRDEAVFLPFLGQTAAVNLGPALLAVRARALVVPGFLVRAEDGRYVQHFDEPLDTASLEGERDEKVQATAEFYTRAVETYVRRYPEQWFWMHKRWKTRPPEEDGQPRA, encoded by the coding sequence ATGCGCGAACTGCTCTACGAAATCCTGACCTCCGCCGGACGGAGGATGAACTTTGAACAGACCGCACGGCTCGGCAACGCGCTCGGTGGGCTGCTCTGGCAGGCGCTGCCGGGCAGGCGCAAGCTGGCCGTGGAAGCCATGGTCCGCCATTTGGGCATCTCGAAACCCGAAGCCGGGCGGCTCGCCAAGGAGAGCTTCCGGCACAATGCCCGGTCCTTCGTGGAGATCATGGTCACGCAGCGCATGGACCCGCGGTTCCTGGCCGAGGGGGTGACCTTCGCCGATCCGGAGCGGGTACGTTTCCTGGCCGAGACGAAGCGCCCGGTCATCTTCGCCACCGGACACCTCGGCGCCTGGGAACTGCAGACCGGCTCGCTCGGCGCCTTCGAGGGCAAGCGCAAGATCGTCGTGGTCAGGCGGCCCAAGGATCAGGCCCTGCACGAGGTCATGATGCGCCTGCGCACCAGGCCCATGGTGGACGTGGTGCCGCACCGCCAGGCCGTGATGCCCGTCCTGCGCATTCTGCGCAAGGGCGGCATGGCCGCCTTCCTCGTGGACCACAACTGCACCCGAGACGAGGCCGTCTTCCTGCCGTTCCTCGGGCAGACGGCCGCCGTGAACCTCGGGCCGGCGCTCCTGGCCGTGCGCGCCCGGGCCCTGGTGGTGCCGGGCTTCCTGGTCAGGGCGGAAGACGGGCGCTACGTCCAGCATTTCGACGAGCCGCTGGACACGGCGTCACTCGAGGGCGAGCGCGACGAGAAGGTCCAGGCCACGGCCGAGTTCTACACCCGCGCCGTGGAGACCTACGTGCGCCGTTATCCCGAGCAGTGGTTCTGGATGCACAAGCGCTGGAAGACCCGCCCCCCGGAAGAGGACGGCCAGCCCCGGGCCTAA
- a CDS encoding tetratricopeptide repeat protein, with amino-acid sequence MANLSRRIVPLVLAAALACPSLSSAATPTAKGGDFATWLEQHGAYDALDIELSEKPQTPEVILERARLLLKLSRSEAALGLLKGAAGFSSPSLEHERLWLLGQAARQSGRLPEALAAWLTAIGPAPTRDDTARLREQPGFPEAYEDVCRIWLWEKEQTADPDIAAASSARIKAALDVGRATWPADLFWLEADQVTRLKSGSALTDAQASHGLRVTDQDRETLVRTLAHAALGDWRGARLELDGLSQSLFKDYWNIFLGSLQSGVGVPDLSAFRSAGMLKAAAFWDGIATASGSLDAAFWKIHAPSLRDWNSVRTRLDLATPAQAKEILDKELGSSQVDPLTAERLQQFGLAFALLGQETARVSALAKELAPSRLPLSLKLALSISRRESPRGFFKDDDTAGFGLLRHLTEAAGFAAYGDTGIPFWTELTPAGCLDASARHPFDQCLLLAALTDSWDGSPSPALARRLGLLFPGSRAGAAALVSLAADAGKAGEISTSAAYLGRVNPALLSGKARVDWLQAKGALEIELGRDDQALATYTELYTTDRSRLSAPQRIKLALLAEARNKLDFSRVVLEDLWKDKNSLTTAEQAETLFWLAEVADGQGRTDEALHDYLQVAWSYPQENIWELTALYRAAQIYERTDRLDLARELLGMVIKNSDRKSQRDQAEQLLQQIDARSKAEKARPAPGSTGAAGTGWTYPF; translated from the coding sequence ATGGCCAATCTGTCGCGTCGAATAGTCCCTCTCGTCCTTGCCGCCGCTCTCGCATGTCCCTCGCTCTCGTCCGCAGCCACGCCAACTGCCAAGGGCGGGGATTTCGCCACCTGGCTCGAGCAGCACGGCGCCTATGACGCCCTCGACATCGAGCTCTCCGAGAAGCCCCAGACGCCTGAGGTCATTCTCGAGCGCGCCCGGCTGCTGCTCAAGCTTTCCCGCTCGGAAGCGGCGCTCGGCCTTCTCAAGGGCGCAGCAGGCTTCTCCTCTCCGTCTCTCGAGCACGAGCGCCTCTGGCTTCTCGGCCAGGCCGCCCGCCAGTCCGGCAGACTCCCGGAAGCCCTTGCGGCATGGCTCACGGCCATCGGTCCGGCCCCCACCCGGGACGACACCGCCCGCCTGCGCGAACAGCCCGGGTTTCCCGAGGCGTACGAGGACGTCTGCCGCATCTGGCTGTGGGAAAAGGAGCAGACGGCCGATCCCGACATCGCCGCGGCATCGTCCGCGCGGATCAAGGCTGCCCTCGATGTCGGACGAGCCACCTGGCCCGCAGATCTCTTCTGGCTCGAGGCGGACCAGGTCACGCGGCTGAAGTCCGGGAGCGCCCTGACGGATGCCCAGGCAAGCCACGGCCTGCGGGTCACCGACCAGGACCGCGAAACCCTCGTGCGCACACTGGCCCACGCAGCTCTTGGCGACTGGCGCGGCGCGCGGCTCGAACTTGACGGACTCTCCCAATCGTTATTCAAGGATTACTGGAACATTTTCCTCGGCAGCCTGCAGTCCGGCGTCGGAGTTCCCGACCTCTCGGCCTTCCGCAGCGCCGGGATGCTCAAGGCGGCTGCATTCTGGGACGGCATCGCCACGGCATCAGGATCTCTCGACGCAGCTTTCTGGAAGATTCACGCCCCAAGCCTGCGCGACTGGAACAGTGTGCGTACGCGCCTCGACCTGGCGACCCCGGCGCAGGCGAAGGAGATTCTGGACAAGGAGCTCGGCTCGAGCCAGGTGGACCCGCTCACTGCCGAACGGCTGCAGCAGTTCGGCCTCGCCTTCGCCCTGCTCGGCCAGGAGACCGCGCGTGTCTCCGCGCTCGCCAAGGAGCTCGCCCCTTCGCGCCTGCCCCTGTCCCTCAAGCTTGCCTTGAGCATTTCCCGGCGCGAATCTCCGCGCGGCTTTTTCAAGGACGACGACACGGCGGGCTTCGGACTGCTGCGCCATCTGACGGAAGCGGCCGGTTTCGCGGCCTATGGCGACACGGGCATCCCCTTCTGGACCGAACTGACGCCCGCCGGATGTCTGGACGCCTCGGCGCGGCATCCATTCGACCAATGCCTGCTTCTGGCCGCGCTCACGGACTCCTGGGACGGCTCCCCCTCCCCTGCCCTGGCCCGCCGCCTCGGACTGCTCTTTCCCGGCAGCCGGGCAGGAGCCGCCGCCCTGGTGAGCCTGGCCGCGGACGCGGGCAAGGCCGGGGAGATATCAACCTCGGCCGCCTACCTCGGCCGCGTGAACCCGGCCCTTCTCTCGGGCAAGGCCCGCGTGGACTGGCTGCAGGCCAAGGGAGCGCTCGAGATAGAGCTCGGCCGGGACGATCAGGCCCTGGCGACCTACACGGAGCTCTACACCACGGACCGCTCGCGCCTGAGCGCGCCGCAGCGCATCAAGCTCGCCCTGCTGGCCGAAGCCAGAAACAAGCTCGATTTCTCGCGCGTCGTGCTCGAGGATCTGTGGAAGGACAAGAATTCGCTGACCACCGCGGAGCAGGCCGAGACGCTCTTCTGGCTTGCCGAGGTCGCGGATGGTCAGGGCCGCACGGACGAGGCCCTGCACGACTATCTGCAGGTCGCCTGGAGCTATCCGCAGGAGAACATCTGGGAGCTGACCGCGCTCTACCGGGCGGCCCAGATCTACGAACGCACGGATCGCCTGGACTTGGCCAGGGAGCTGCTCGGGATGGTGATCAAGAACTCCGACCGCAAGAGCCAGCGCGACCAGGCCGAACAGCTCCTGCAGCAGATAGACGCCAGGAGCAAGGCGGAGAAGGCACGGCCCGCGCCCGGGAGCACGGGAGCCGCGGGAACCGGCTGGACCTATCCTTTCTAG
- the fsa gene encoding fructose-6-phosphate aldolase produces MKFFIDTANLDEIRQAKDFGLIDGVTTNPTLLSREQKDWRKQMQLVCQEVDGPVSLEVIGTTADEMLKEAKELVKYGPNVVVKIPMLMEGMKAVRKLSEMGIKTNVTVCFSPVQALLAAKAGAAYISPFIGRLDHLAQRGMDLVEEIVTIYRNYDFQTEVLVASIRHPLHVAEAALIGADVATIPYKVLFELAKHPMTDLGIESFLSDWKKSFGE; encoded by the coding sequence ATGAAATTTTTCATCGACACCGCCAACCTGGACGAGATTCGCCAGGCCAAGGACTTCGGCCTGATCGACGGCGTGACCACCAACCCCACGCTGCTCTCGCGCGAGCAGAAGGACTGGCGCAAGCAGATGCAGCTGGTCTGCCAGGAGGTGGACGGCCCGGTTTCGCTCGAGGTCATCGGCACCACGGCCGACGAAATGCTCAAGGAGGCCAAGGAGCTCGTCAAGTACGGGCCCAACGTGGTGGTCAAGATCCCCATGCTCATGGAAGGCATGAAGGCCGTGCGCAAGCTTTCCGAGATGGGCATCAAGACCAACGTCACGGTCTGCTTCTCCCCGGTCCAGGCCCTGCTGGCGGCCAAGGCGGGAGCGGCCTACATCAGCCCCTTCATCGGCCGTCTGGACCACCTCGCGCAGCGCGGCATGGATCTGGTCGAGGAGATCGTGACCATCTACCGCAACTACGATTTCCAGACCGAAGTCCTCGTCGCCTCCATCCGCCATCCGCTGCACGTGGCCGAGGCGGCCCTGATCGGTGCGGACGTGGCCACCATTCCCTACAAGGTGCTCTTCGAGCTCGCCAAGCACCCCATGACCGACCTCGGGATCGAAAGCTTCCTGAGCGACTGGAAGAAAAGCTTCGGCGAATAG
- the folK gene encoding 2-amino-4-hydroxy-6-hydroxymethyldihydropteridine diphosphokinase — MAHLQAVDVFLGLGSNLGGSEAVLKRAIGRIGEIPGVRASAVSHIYLTEPQDLKEQPWFANCVMRLACRAEVSPYGLLDELESIETEFGRTREVRFGPRSLDIDILLFGDRTSGEGRLILPHPRMRERAFVLLPLAELAPALRLPWGETPAEALSRLDYRCEGLRIWQTD, encoded by the coding sequence ATCGCGCATCTCCAAGCTGTAGACGTCTTCCTAGGCCTGGGCTCCAACCTGGGCGGCAGCGAGGCCGTGCTCAAGCGCGCGATCGGCAGGATCGGAGAGATCCCCGGCGTGCGCGCGAGCGCGGTTTCGCACATCTACCTGACCGAGCCGCAGGACCTGAAAGAGCAGCCCTGGTTCGCCAACTGCGTCATGCGGCTCGCCTGCAGGGCCGAGGTCTCGCCGTACGGCCTGCTGGACGAGCTCGAGTCCATCGAGACGGAGTTCGGGCGCACCCGCGAGGTCCGCTTCGGGCCGCGCAGCCTGGACATCGACATCCTTCTCTTCGGTGACAGGACAAGCGGGGAGGGGAGGCTTATCCTTCCGCATCCCCGCATGCGAGAGAGGGCCTTCGTCCTCCTGCCGCTGGCGGAACTGGCGCCCGCCTTGCGCCTGCCCTGGGGCGAAACGCCCGCAGAGGCCCTCTCCCGGCTCGACTATCGTTGTGAAGGGTTGCGCATCTGGCAAACAGACTAA
- a CDS encoding LL-diaminopimelate aminotransferase translates to MSDFPFADRLSTLPPYLFAAIDKAKAAVKARGVDIISLGIGDPDLPTPDFIIEALHEAAKKPVNHQYPSYIGMLEFRQAVADWYKERFTVGLDPESEIVTLIGSKEGIAHFPLAFINPGDMALVCTPNYPVYNVATNFAGGEVEYVPLVDGNDFLPDLDAISEESWKRAKMIFINYPNNPTAATAGPEFYAKLIAKARESDTIVLHDAAYTEIYYDAADKPASILEFEGGKDVAIEFHSLSKTYNMTGWRIGMAVGNPSLVKGLGKIKENCDSGAFQAVQEAGVAALKKGEPFAEQFRAIYKDRRDTVIAALQKIGIECRVPKASFYIWAKVPHGFSSTDFCTNVLEKTGVVITPGNGFGKPGEGYFRISLTVPSDRLEEAVSRISKL, encoded by the coding sequence ATGTCCGACTTCCCGTTCGCCGACAGGCTTTCCACCCTGCCGCCCTACCTTTTCGCCGCCATCGACAAGGCCAAGGCCGCGGTCAAGGCGCGGGGCGTGGATATCATCAGCCTGGGCATCGGCGACCCTGACCTGCCCACCCCGGACTTCATCATCGAGGCGCTGCACGAAGCCGCCAAGAAGCCGGTCAACCACCAGTATCCGTCCTACATCGGCATGCTCGAGTTCCGCCAGGCCGTTGCCGACTGGTACAAGGAACGTTTCACGGTGGGCCTCGACCCCGAGAGCGAGATCGTGACGCTCATCGGCTCCAAGGAAGGCATCGCGCACTTCCCCCTGGCCTTCATCAACCCGGGCGACATGGCCCTGGTCTGCACGCCGAACTACCCGGTCTACAACGTGGCCACCAACTTCGCCGGCGGCGAGGTCGAGTACGTTCCGCTCGTGGACGGGAACGACTTCCTGCCCGACCTGGACGCCATCTCCGAGGAATCTTGGAAACGGGCCAAGATGATCTTCATCAACTATCCCAACAACCCGACCGCGGCCACGGCGGGCCCCGAGTTCTACGCGAAGCTCATCGCCAAGGCCCGCGAGTCCGACACCATCGTCCTGCACGACGCGGCCTACACCGAGATCTACTACGACGCGGCTGACAAGCCCGCCTCGATCCTCGAGTTCGAGGGCGGCAAGGACGTGGCCATCGAGTTCCACTCTCTGTCCAAGACCTACAACATGACCGGATGGCGCATCGGCATGGCCGTGGGCAACCCCTCGCTGGTCAAGGGGCTGGGCAAGATCAAGGAGAACTGCGACTCCGGCGCCTTCCAGGCCGTGCAGGAGGCGGGCGTGGCCGCGCTGAAGAAGGGCGAGCCCTTCGCCGAGCAGTTCCGCGCCATCTACAAGGACCGCCGCGACACGGTCATCGCCGCCCTGCAGAAGATCGGCATCGAGTGCCGCGTGCCCAAGGCCTCCTTCTACATCTGGGCCAAGGTGCCGCACGGATTCAGCTCCACGGACTTCTGCACCAACGTGCTGGAGAAGACCGGCGTGGTCATCACGCCGGGCAACGGTTTCGGAAAGCCGGGCGAGGGCTATTTCCGCATCTCGCTGACCGTGCCCAGCGATCGGCTCGAGGAGGCGGTATCGCGCATCTCCAAGCTGTAG
- the xerD gene encoding site-specific tyrosine recombinase XerD: protein MNDERRNGHAPSALPHHPWVDAYLQRLTVEKGLAENSLSAYSADMTDFLVFLAAGGVDLDKVTRETLFLYLVSLRARDLKSRTISRHLSALRGFFAWATDDGLLPENPAELLENPKLPRQLPEFLTREEVERMLALPSLTDKLGFRDRTMLELLYAAGLRVSELIGLKPLDYDAQTGLLRIWGKGGKERLVPIHATAQEFLGGYIASWRGLFGPKDAEVFLNRSGKKLTRQGVWKIIKRYAAEAGIRREISPHTLRHSFATHLLEGGADLRTVQMLLGHADISATEIYTHIQSGRLRAVHERFHPRG, encoded by the coding sequence ATGAACGACGAAAGACGAAACGGACACGCCCCTTCCGCCCTGCCCCATCACCCATGGGTCGATGCCTATCTGCAGCGCCTGACCGTGGAAAAGGGTCTGGCCGAGAACAGCCTCTCCGCCTATTCGGCCGACATGACGGACTTCCTGGTCTTCCTCGCCGCAGGCGGCGTGGACCTGGACAAGGTCACGCGCGAGACCCTTTTCCTCTATCTCGTGTCCCTTCGGGCGCGCGACCTCAAGAGCCGCACCATCTCCCGGCATCTTTCGGCCCTGCGCGGCTTCTTCGCCTGGGCCACGGACGACGGGCTCCTGCCCGAAAACCCCGCCGAGCTCCTGGAGAACCCCAAGCTTCCCCGCCAGCTTCCCGAGTTCCTGACGCGCGAGGAGGTGGAGCGCATGCTCGCCCTGCCCTCGTTGACGGACAAGCTCGGTTTTCGCGACAGAACCATGCTGGAACTTCTCTACGCCGCCGGGCTCCGCGTCTCGGAGCTTATCGGGCTCAAGCCCCTGGACTACGACGCCCAGACCGGCCTCCTGCGCATCTGGGGCAAGGGCGGCAAGGAGCGTCTGGTCCCCATCCACGCCACGGCCCAGGAGTTCCTGGGCGGCTACATCGCCTCCTGGCGCGGCCTCTTCGGCCCCAAGGACGCCGAGGTCTTCCTCAACCGCTCCGGAAAGAAGCTCACCCGCCAGGGCGTCTGGAAGATCATCAAGCGCTACGCGGCCGAGGCCGGAATCCGGCGCGAGATTTCGCCTCACACCCTGCGCCACAGCTTCGCCACGCACCTCCTGGAGGGCGGCGCGGACCTGCGCACCGTGCAGATGCTCCTGGGCCACGCGGACATTAGCGCCACGGAGATCTACACTCACATCCAGTCCGGCAGGCTCAGGGCCGTGCACGAGCGCTTCCACCCCCGGGGATGA